TCGCGGCTGCCGACGCATTGAATAAACGCCACACGCTTCGGCGCTTCGCCCGTTGAGGGTCTGACGAACTTGCCGGCCTTGAGCATTTTTTCGGCGTCGGTCAAGGTGATGACATCGTCAAATTCGTAGTAGCCGTACATTTGCGTTTCGCGTCCCGGATCGAAGTGTTGGAAACCGGTGGAAACAATCACGCTGCTCACGTCCAGCGTTTCCGCGCCCGAGCCATTTTGCAAGGTGACCTTAAAATTCGGGGCTTCGCCTTCAACGGCGGTAACGGTTGCGCCGGTGCGAATATCGACGGCTTCGTTGTTTGAAATGCGGCCAATCATCTCGTTCATGGCCTCTTCGGTGTTGCGCATATCGGGCGTTAGCGCGGCATAGCTTTCCAAAATCGGTCTGCCGCCGAGAACGCTTTCTTTTTCAACCAAAACGGCTTTATATCCTAAATCGGCAACGCCGCGAGCGGCTTCAAGTCCGGCAGGGCCGCCGCCGATAACTAAAACGGGTAAATTAGGCATCTGCTTCCTCCCAAGTCATAAATTGAGTTTCTCCTGATTTAATCTTTTCGGCTTGCTCCTCGAATTCAGCCCAAGCCTTTTCGTGGTCAATCCCCATTTTTTCCAGCAGGGGTTTGTTATCAACGCCGTGCCAATGCAATTGGCAGACCTTGTACGGATGAGCGCCCATCGCAAGCGCCGCAAATTGCACGTCCGACATGACCGGAATGCCGACCTTGCGGTTGTGTGCGCGTGTGGCGAATTGGCTCTTATCGAGCGTCGTTAGGCAGCCGGTGTCGTGAGCAAGCACCAAATCCGGGTTGGCTTCTTCCTTCATGCGCTCGATTTTGCGAATCGCGGCGAAGGAGCGCGAAAAGTCGCGGTTGACCAAGATGTGGCTGAAGCCGAATCCGCAGCAATCGTGCCAGTTGGAATAATCGGCCACCTTTGCGCCGAGCGCCTGAGCGATGCCGGTGACGACCGACGTGCGCTGACCGTTATAAATATCATCGTTGTAAATCGCGTCCTCCGGGATGAGCTTGTGATAATGGCAAGCCGGATGGACGCTGACCGTGACATTGCTCAAGTCCAAAACCTTGCGCTCGGCGATTCGGTCGCGCATGACATGCAGCCATTCGGAGTAATGGACGATTTCCTCAGGAAATGCAAAGGGCATGTTCAAACGGTCCATAATCCGGCGAACTTGCTCGCGCAGCTTCGGGAAATGGATGATTTGATCGCGTGTTTCCTTGTAGTGGCCGTAGCTCGTGCCGCAATGGATAAACGGGAAGTACCCGTCTACATGGGCTTGCGAGAAGTTGCGAACCGCAATGGAGGCTTGCGCCGGCGGATTTGAGGTCGAAGACGCATAGTAGTTCCACGCGGTGCAGGACGTTTGGTCTTTCGGGTCGAAATAATCAAATCCGAATTGGCGATGAAGCCAGAAAATAGAGGTCGGATAGCCCGGAATGTGGCCGCACTGTCCGCAAGATTTATGGTGCCAAGTATGCTCCAACGGAATTTTTTTCTTGCGCCCGAACTTGGTTTCCACCTCGACATAAGGCTCGGGAACGCGAATCACTTCGAGTTCGCCTTTGGCTTCGAGTTCAAAAAGCTGTTCGCGGTAATCTTCCTTCTCGGGATTTCCTTGTCGCTTGAAGATTCGCTCGGCAACTTTCGGGGGCGTGATAACCGTCGGTGCGCCGTTCGATGCGTGTGACATAATTTTCTCTCTTATAAGTTTAGAAATTTCTTTATCTATGCTTAGTGTTCGGCTTCTTCTTCGCCTTCAAGGATGTTTTCAAAATCATCGATATCCAGATCTTTTTCATCCATCAAGGATTCCATGACTTCTTCCAAAATCATGTAGATGCCTTCGTCGATGTTTTCGATCATTTCAAGATTACCGGTGAGTTTGAAAATCATGTAGAGTTGCAAGCGCGTTTTGTCGCTCACATCCCAAGCCAGCTCGGTGGTGTGAAGCGTATCCGGCGGGATGGCTCTGCGCCAAACGTCCAGATTTTCGGAAACGCGCTTGACATCCGGCCCCCAATCGGGGAAGAAGTCCGGCTGAAGCATATCGGGCGCGACCTGCGTGCCGGTGGACATCACTTTATAAATAATTCGGCTGTAAGCCTTCAGCGCCTCTTTGGCCGAGTCCAAACCGTTGTTGACGGCGACCTCGCGCATGATGGTGATAATGCCGCCCGGGCTATTGTGGCGTGGGCAGCGCGTGCAAGAAAAGCATTGCGAACAAGACCACATGACATCGTTCAAAAGCTCGTAGAACGAGTCGATATCTTCGCGTGCCATAATTTGCGCAAACACTCGGGGGCTGAAATCATAGAATCGCGCCGATGGGCAAGACGCCGTGCAAATGCCGCATTCGTAGCAGCCGTATAGCACGTGATGCCAGCGAAAGTCGGCCTTGACCTCGTTAAAAAGCCTCAGCTTTTCTGCGGGCGCGACATCGGCGTATTTTGCATCTCTGTAAATAGACATAACCCGTCTCCTTAAGTTTCTGTGTCCGAAAGTCGGACAAATTCTGCTTTTAGTTCTTCCGGCTTCGGCAATCCGACGAATCGTTTTTCTTCTTTGCCATTTTTGAAGAAAATCATTGTCGGAATGGTTTTGACGTGCA
Above is a window of Chloroherpeton thalassium ATCC 35110 DNA encoding:
- a CDS encoding heterodisulfide reductase-related iron-sulfur binding cluster, whose amino-acid sequence is MSHASNGAPTVITPPKVAERIFKRQGNPEKEDYREQLFELEAKGELEVIRVPEPYVEVETKFGRKKKIPLEHTWHHKSCGQCGHIPGYPTSIFWLHRQFGFDYFDPKDQTSCTAWNYYASSTSNPPAQASIAVRNFSQAHVDGYFPFIHCGTSYGHYKETRDQIIHFPKLREQVRRIMDRLNMPFAFPEEIVHYSEWLHVMRDRIAERKVLDLSNVTVSVHPACHYHKLIPEDAIYNDDIYNGQRTSVVTGIAQALGAKVADYSNWHDCCGFGFSHILVNRDFSRSFAAIRKIERMKEEANPDLVLAHDTGCLTTLDKSQFATRAHNRKVGIPVMSDVQFAALAMGAHPYKVCQLHWHGVDNKPLLEKMGIDHEKAWAEFEEQAEKIKSGETQFMTWEEADA
- a CDS encoding 4Fe-4S dicluster domain-containing protein translates to MSIYRDAKYADVAPAEKLRLFNEVKADFRWHHVLYGCYECGICTASCPSARFYDFSPRVFAQIMAREDIDSFYELLNDVMWSCSQCFSCTRCPRHNSPGGIITIMREVAVNNGLDSAKEALKAYSRIIYKVMSTGTQVAPDMLQPDFFPDWGPDVKRVSENLDVWRRAIPPDTLHTTELAWDVSDKTRLQLYMIFKLTGNLEMIENIDEGIYMILEEVMESLMDEKDLDIDDFENILEGEEEAEH